GACTCACCCCAGTCCGAGGAGGCCCGCGTCTCCCTACGCAGTCGGGCGGCGAGGCCGGCGAGGTCACCCTGAAGCTCCGCGAAGCACTGCTCGACATCCAGCGGGGTGGGAGCGAGGACAAGCACGGCTGCGCCTTCGGACTCCGTGCTGTTGGGAGACACGGAGTCCGAGGGTGAGGTGCCTGGGTGCGGGGTGGTTATGCGGCGAGGAAGGCGAGGATGGCTTTGTTGACCTCTTCGGCGTGGGTCCAGAGCAGGCCGTGCGGGGCTCCTTCGACGACGACGTACTCGGCCTCGGGGAGTGCGGCGTGGAACGGTTCGGCGGTGGCTTCGATCGGCAGGATCCGGTCCGCGGTGCCATGCAGAATGAGTGCCGGGACGTCGATCTTGGGGAGGTCGGCGCGGAAGTCGGTTGTCCAGGTCGGGACGGCGGCACGTGAGGCGTAGGCGGATGCGCCGGCGGCAGTGTTCCAGTTGGCACGGACGACGTCTTCGCTGATGCGGGTGCCGAGGTTTTCGTCGAGGTTGTAGAAGGCCTGGTAGAAGTCGGTGAAGTAGGCGTAACGGTCGCGCGTGACTGCCGAGAGGATGCCTTCGAAGATTTCGCCGTCGACGCCTGTGGGGTTGTCCTCAGTCTTGAGGAGGTAGGGCTCCAGCGCAGCGAGGAACACCGCCCTGGCTATGCGTGCCGAACCGTAGGTGCCCAGGTAGCGGCCGACTTCTCCGGTTCCCATGGAGAATCCGACCAGGACGGTGTCGGTGAGGTCGAGGGTTTCCAGCACCGTGTGGAGGTCGGCGGCGAAGGTGTCGTAGTCGTAGCCGGTGGTGGGCTGGCTGGACTGGCCGAAGCCGCGGCGGTCGTAGGTGATGACGCGGTGTCCGGCATCGAGCAGTGCGGGCAGTTGCTTCTCCCACGAGTGTCCGTCCAGGGGGTAGCCGTGGATGAGGACGACCGGCTGCCCGGCCCCGTGGTCCTCGTAGTAGAGGTTGATGTCGGTGCTGTTCTCCTGGCCTACGGTGATGAAGGGCATGGCTTCTCCTCTTGAGGACGGTGTGGGGCGAGGTGGGGCGCTGTGGGCCGGCAGGAGACGCTGTGCCTCTCCTGCCGGGCCGGGGCTGTGGGTCAGCGGCCGGTTGTGTTGGCGGCCTGCTGGATGATGCGGCTGACGACGTCGGGGCGCGAGACGGGGACCGCGTGAGAGGCCTTGACTTCGACGGTGTGTGCGTCGGCGCGCTCGGACATGAAGCGCTGGGAGGCCGGCGGGATGTTGAGGTCCTGGGTGGCGATCAGCGACCAGGAAGGAATGGTCTTCCAGGCGGCCTTGGTGGCCTTCTCCTCCAGTGCCGCGGCGGCGATGGGACGCTGCGTGGCGGCCATCAGGGAGGCCTGGCTCTGGGAGACGTCAGCGGCGAACTGCTGACGAAACTTGTCAGGCTTGATGTACACGTCGTTGCCACTCGAACCGCCCGGCAGCCTGTAGGGCACCGCCTCGATGGCATCGCCGAGAGTGCTGCCGGGGAACTTGTTCGACAGCCCTAATGAGGTCTCGCCCGTATCGGGCA
This genomic window from Streptomyces sp. DG2A-72 contains:
- a CDS encoding alpha/beta fold hydrolase; this translates as MPFITVGQENSTDINLYYEDHGAGQPVVLIHGYPLDGHSWEKQLPALLDAGHRVITYDRRGFGQSSQPTTGYDYDTFAADLHTVLETLDLTDTVLVGFSMGTGEVGRYLGTYGSARIARAVFLAALEPYLLKTEDNPTGVDGEIFEGILSAVTRDRYAYFTDFYQAFYNLDENLGTRISEDVVRANWNTAAGASAYASRAAVPTWTTDFRADLPKIDVPALILHGTADRILPIEATAEPFHAALPEAEYVVVEGAPHGLLWTHAEEVNKAILAFLAA
- a CDS encoding alpha/beta fold hydrolase, whose protein sequence is MVAGVIAAVSLSGTAGASGGSGARAGSGAKPTIVLEHGAFADTSSWNGVIKRLQKSGYPVVAAANPLRGPASDAGYLRSVVDRIDGPVVMVGHSYGGTVISDAAVGHEDKVKALVYIAAFLPDTGETSLGLSNKFPGSTLGDAIEAVPYRLPGGSSGNDVYIKPDKFRQQFAADVSQSQASLMAATQRPIAAAALEEKATKAAWKTIPSWSLIATQDLNIPPASQRFMSERADAHTVEVKASHAVPVSRPDVVSRIIQQAANTTGR